In Oenanthe melanoleuca isolate GR-GAL-2019-014 chromosome 22, OMel1.0, whole genome shotgun sequence, the following proteins share a genomic window:
- the NKX2-6 gene encoding homeobox protein Nkx-2.6: protein MLPTPFSVRDILSLQRPEVPGGPRAAPRAPRSPGGQEEPPKIPKISSAPVSRSQRRETGKPPYPLLSPRGAVPSLTRPVAGSGAGFASDFALFPAGKSPLPEEKRRERKPRVLFSQAQVLQLERRFQRQEYLSGPEREQLALQLQLSPAQVKIWFQNRRYKSKRRRREGSAAPAPRRVAVPVLVRDGKPCPGGSAPGSAPCAVPSGFSCCGGGVLWAGCGGGYAGVSPSVTPGGAQSQSSAVPAGIWR from the exons ATGCTGCCCACGCCCTTCTCGGTGCGGGACATCCTCAGCCTGCAGCGCCCCGAGGTGCCCGGGGGACCCCGCGCCGCGCCCCGagccccccgcagccccggcgggCAGGAGGAGCCGC ctaaaatcccaaaaatttcctCTGCTCCCGTTTCCCGGTCGCAGAGGAGGGAAACGGGAAAAcca CCCTACCCCCTCCTATCCCCAAGGGGAGCCGTTCCCAGCTTGACCCGTCCTGTGGCTGGGAGCGGAGCAGGATTTGCCTCTGATTTCGCTTTGTTTCCCGCAGGGAAATCGCCGCTGCCCGAGGAGAAGCGCCGGGAGCGGAAGCCGCGCGTTCTGTTCTCGCAGgctcaggtgctgcagctggagcgGCGCTTCCAGCGGCAGGAATACCTGTCGGGGCCggagagggagcagctggcgctgcagctgcagctcagccccgCGCAGGTGAAGATCTGGTTCCAGAACCGGCGCTACAAGAGCAagaggcggcggcgggaggggaGCGCGGCGCCGGCCCCGCGCAGGGTGGCGGTGCCCGTGCTGGTGCGCGATGGGAAACCTTGTCCCGGGGGTTCCGCGCCTGGTTCAGCCCCCTGTGCCGTTCCAAGTGGGTTTTCCTGCTGCGGCGGAGGAGTTTTATGGGCGGGATGCGGAGGGGGGTACGCCGgggtgtccccaagtgtcacccCCGGCGGGGCGCAGAGCCAAAGCTCGGCTGTGCCAGCGGGAATCTGGAGGTGA
- the NKX3-1 gene encoding homeobox protein Nkx-3.1 → MRQEPGMSGGARPGAGAGLGSPPAMSGAPEARAGPSRPRTSFLIQDILRDRPERGGGAGSEQRAAGSPEGSGAGPAAGGTPAGPRSPRDSGTPQGPDTDTSVETFLPDCAPTVHPMTPQPPRQGKRSRAAFSHSQVIELERKFSHQKYLSAPERAHLARHLQLTETQVKIWFQNRRYKTKRKQLVAGMSRLDSPQEAPEFPGMSLLALRGAWPYLPCLYYVNSWSPSW, encoded by the exons ATGCGGCAGGAGCCGGGGATGAgcggcggggcgcggccggGAGCAGGAGCGGGGCTCGGCTCCCCCCCGGCCATGAGCGGAGCCCCCGAAGCCCGGGCCGGCCCCTCCCGGCCCCGCACCTCCTTCCTCATCCAGGACATCCTGCGGGACCGGCCcgagcgcggcggcggcgcgggcagCGAGCAGAGGGCAGCGGGCAGCCcggaggggagcggggccggcccggcAGCGGGGGGCACCCCCGCGGGTCCCCGTTCCCCCCGAGACTcggggacaccccagggaccgGACACAG ACACCTCGGTGGAGACATTCCTGCCCGACTGTGCCCCCACCGTGCACCCCATGACCCCCCAGCCTCCCAGGCAGGGAAAACGCTCCCGAGCCGCCTTTTCCCACAGCCAGGTGATCGAACTGGAGCGGAAATTCAGCCACCAGAAATACCTGTCAGCCCCGGAGAGAGCTCACCTGGCGCGGCACCTGCAGCTCACCGAGACCCAGGTGAAGATCTGGTTCCAGAACAGGAGGTACAAGACCAAGAGGAAACAGCTGGTGGCCGGGATGAGCCGCTTGGACTCGCCTCAGGAAGCGCCGGAATTCCCGGGAATGTCGCTGCTGGCGCTCAGGGGCGCCTGGCCCTACCTGCCCTGCCTGTACTATGTCAATTCCTGGAGCCCCTCCTGGtag